The following nucleotide sequence is from Juglans microcarpa x Juglans regia isolate MS1-56 chromosome 6D, Jm3101_v1.0, whole genome shotgun sequence.
GTTtgagaataataaatattatgtagGAGATTCCAAGACACTTCTCACCATTTTTCATGCACCGATGCATGgtcataattaaaaataataattaataaacaaaataaaagaaaagaaagaagacatACCATGAGCAATGCTTTGAGGTGGAACATGGTGAGAGGTGTCTTGGAATCTCCTTCATCCTTCAATTTCAATAAAAACTGCAGGAAATCTTCCTTGCCGGAAACAATATCCTCAGCTGCTGATCTGCTCCCGTCTTCTTTATTGATCTTCAGTCTTTGATCTATCATGACATCAAAGATCCGATCAAACCGTCGGGCCAACCCTGCCATCTTCCCCACTATGCCTTGCAAATCGAACCGAGCCAAACTAGGATAAAAATCCGAGATGTTAGGCTTCCCCAAATGCTCAGTCATCTCGTTCACCACCTCCCTGAACTCCGACCCTACGCTCGCACTCTTTTCACCTTCCACCGTCCCACCCCACAGCATGTTGGTTATTACTTTGAGCACCGTCAAGAACATCTGCTCCCCGATGTTCACGGGAGAACCGACCCTACTGTAGAAGTACGCGACGGTTTCTCGGACCTGTTTGCGGCGGAGCGTGTAGACGGAGTCCAAGGTTGCGTTGCTGAGCATCTTGAGCACACAGACCTTTCTGAGCATCCGCCACTCCGGCCCGTACGGGGTCCACACTATATCGGACCCACCATAGGCTAAGGCCCGGGCAGAGGCGGGCACGTCACGGTTTGCGAAGTTGACGTCGTGGTCCTTGAGCACTTCGCGAGCAAGGGATGGGGAGGTCACCAGGATGCCGAGCTTGTTGCCGAGCCGGAGCTTGAGTATGGGTCCGTGTTTCTGGGCAAGGCCGGCGAAGTATGAGTGCAGTTCCGGGTCGAGGGAGAGAAGGTTTCCGACCAAGGGCAGGCCACGGGGTCCCGGTGGCAACGGTGGGGTGACCTTATTACTTTTGGAGTAAATCCATACATACCAAGAGAGCGTAAAGATAACAAAGAGGGTGAAGAGCAAGCGTGAGAGGGGATCGTTTCCATTGATAATACTTCGGAGGAAAGCTGAGATGTCTGTCATCATGGTGGTGTAGGGGAGATGTGTCCTCAGAGAGAGAGGATTAACTTGATGAATTGGCAGCTACCCACCACATATATAAGATACAGTACTTTAAAGTATGTGGTGTAGCCTGTAGAACCACACAGGATACCGTCAAGACAAGGATCTATATGATTCATTGAACCAGCTACAACAGGCCGGCAAGGGAATCAGGCCGGCAAGGGAATCTTCGGATATAagagtattataatttattgaagtttcttatgttatttttttttttttttaggcgaaatactctagtcacaaaatattttataaaagtaatctcacaaattgatttAGTTTAATGTAATTTATccgattgtaaaattacttttattgtaaaacaaaTATGATGGATCACATGAAGTCAcgttaagattatttttatataattcatttataactGTAGCactcttcatttgttttatggaCAACGGGTGTCTGAGAACGACGACCCTACTATTCCTGGGAAGCAAAGAATGCATGTAAATTAAAGTCAATCAAACCATTCACAAGAAGCTCTTGACTCTTATCAGGATTTGAAAAGTTAATGTTCCATTGCAGAAGATCAGACtcatatatattacaaatttgtcatttgaaaaagaaaaaaccgtTTAGATGTGAGAGAACTgggttgaattttcttttcattgtaCGTTATGTAGATGAAAGAGGGAGCATTACAGTTATCAACTTATAACTAATCATATTTCAGTACGTACTCATATAACTATCAGGCACGACTTTTATATACACTTACTTTACTGGTCATTCAATAGATGTTCtctattttatctttataaacaAGCTCAGGGGCTACCCCTGCATTCAAGGGGTATTTCCAGCCATGAATCATCCAAAAATGGAGCTGAAGGTTCCGACTCAGTGGGCCACTCAGAACTAACATCTATTTCATCAAAGATAATGGGTTTACATTTTCCATCTCTACTTCGACAAATGGCTTGTAACCAAAGATTGCAGTGCACAAAAACCGTATCATTGAATTTTTCCAGCTCCACTCTGCTCCGTTTCTTGGTATGCATGCTCTCAAAAGTGCTCCAGTTCCATCTACACCAATGGGAACTGCAAGGTTGGCTCAGTATCCGTATTGCAGCTTTCTGGAGTGTGGGGATCTCATAACCATATCCTGCCCACCAATCACCTAAGAATCCAGGATGGCGAGTGATACACATGTAATTTTGTTAAAACACACAAACGGTGACAGGGAAAAACCCAGATAGAAGTGGGAGAGCAATTAATTTCTCATAAGGTGAGATTTGTAACAGTAACTGCTGCTTACACGTACCTGGGGCGTTCAGTATCCTTCCCATGATTGCAAAATCAGTCCCAAGAGCACCTTGCGCATTGATGTATATGGGATGTTCTTTAGTGATTTCCATTTTATCTTTATCCGTTGTAGCCATCTTTAACATAGCTTCTTGAAACCCATTCCTCATCCGCAGATCAATCTTAAAGTTTGGATTGTAGAAAATAGAAGGATTAAGGAATGCCGCTGCAGCATGTAAGGATGAGTGAAGCTGCATATTCCATCTTCGATCAACTATATCCCAAATTGGCATGTAATTCTCTTCACAACCCTTATAATATGTCTTGATTGCAACCTTCACCCTCTCTAACCCTTCGTATATATACCCCATAGCCGGCATGTCCCCTTCAACAATCCGTAAGATTTTAACTAGTGGTTCAGAAACACTTACAGCTTCATGTGCATAC
It contains:
- the LOC121235615 gene encoding flavonoid 3'-monooxygenase CYP75B137-like, with the protein product MMTDISAFLRSIINGNDPLSRLLFTLFVIFTLSWYVWIYSKSNKVTPPLPPGPRGLPLVGNLLSLDPELHSYFAGLAQKHGPILKLRLGNKLGILVTSPSLAREVLKDHDVNFANRDVPASARALAYGGSDIVWTPYGPEWRMLRKVCVLKMLSNATLDSVYTLRRKQVRETVAYFYSRVGSPVNIGEQMFLTVLKVITNMLWGGTVEGEKSASVGSEFREVVNEMTEHLGKPNISDFYPSLARFDLQGIVGKMAGLARRFDRIFDVMIDQRLKINKEDGSRSAAEDIVSGKEDFLQFLLKLKDEGDSKTPLTMFHLKALLMDMVVGGTDTSSNTIEFAMAEIMNKPEVMKKAQQELEDVVGKDNIVEESHINKLSYLHAVMKETLRLHPVLPLLVPHCPSETCAVGGYTIPKGSRVFVNVWAIQRDPSIWENPLEFDPLRFFNNSKWDYTGSDLNYFPFGSGRRICAGIAMAERMVMYSLATLLHSFDWKLPPGDQKLDLSEKFGIVLKKKNPLVAIPTPRLPDPSLYT